In a single window of the Cervus elaphus chromosome 1, mCerEla1.1, whole genome shotgun sequence genome:
- the LOC122695286 gene encoding histone-lysine N-methyltransferase SETMAR-like, producing the protein MGRKAEETTRNINNAFGPVTANKCIEQWWFKKFCKGDESMEDEECIAQSSEADNDQLRAIIKADLLTTTQEVANELNADHSIVIWDLKQIGKVKKVGTWVPHELTRKQKIDVLKCHLLLFCAITTNHFSIRL; encoded by the coding sequence atgggtcgtaaagcagaggagacaactcgcaacatcaacaACGCATTTGGCCCAGTAACTGCTAATAAATGTATAGAGCAGTGGTGGtttaagaagttttgcaaaggagatgagagcatGGAAGATGAGGAGTGTATTGCCCAGTCATCAGAGGCTGACAATGACCAGCTGCGAGCCATCATCAAAGCGGATcttcttacaactacacaagaagttgccaaTGAACTCAACGCGGACCATTCTATAGTCATTTGggatttgaagcaaattggaaaggtgaaaaaagtCGGTacgtgggtgcctcatgagctaaccagaaaacaaaaaatcgatgttttgaagtgtcatcttctcttattctgtgcaataacaacaaaccatttctcaatcagattgtga